CCTTCGGGTGCACGCGGTTCGTCAAGAGTATATAAACGCCTCGATCCCTGGAATCGATCCATAGGCTTGCGCCCGAAAACCCGTTATGCCCGACGGCGTTTTCCGAAAGAGGCTCCGCCTCCGGCGCCGCCGCCGCAGTCTTCCACCCCAACGTGCGCCCGCCCCTCAGGCTACCCGTTGCGTCGCGGAAAATCAAACGCTTCATAGGTTCGGGAACAACGCGCCCGTCGTCCGGGCGGAGGAGCGAGCGCGCGATGACGTACAGGTCCCAGGCGGCCGAGAACAGGCCGCTGTTTCCCGCGACGCCGCCCAGGTGGTAAGTGTTCCCGTCGTGGCACTCGCCATGGAGGACGCGCGTGCGCCAGGGGACGCCGCTTCTCAGTCCCATGCGGCCCGCCATCGCTTTCTCGAGCGCGTTGCCCCTCTCCGTGGGCGCGACGCGCGCCTTCCACGACGCGGGGAGCCGGAAGCGGGTGCGGCGGAGGCCGAGCGGCCGCGCGATTCTTTCCCCGAAAAGCGCGTCCAGCCGCTTTCCCGCGACGCGCTCCAGGATGAACCCGAGCAGGATGTAGCCGAGGCAGGAATACTCGACCTTCCGCCCCGGAGGGTAGGCCGGCGGGAGGCTTTTCAACACGCTCAGATACGCCTGTCTCCCCCGCCCCTGAACGTAAAGCGGATGCCACGCCGGAAGCCCCGACACGTGAAGCAGAAGCTCTTTGAGGCTTGTTTTTCCTATCCAACGCCCCCGGAGTTCGGGGAAGAATTTTTCCGCCCGGTCGGAGGGCCTCAACGAGCCCTCGGCCATCAATTGCAGGAAAAGCGACGCCGTGACAATCGGCTTCGTGAGCGACGCCAGGTCGAAGACGGTTTGTAGCGTCATCGGCCTGCCTTGGCCGCGCAACGGCGACGTCCGGCCGACGGCCTCCCATGAGAGAACCGCGTCGCCGCGCGCGACGAGATACACCGCGCCGGGGAAATGTTTCCTTTGAACGCAGCGCTCGACGGCGCGGCGGAGGGCTGTTGCGGGGGCAGGGCGGGAGGTCATAGATTCAAAATCGTATCACAGTAATCTCGGGCCTGCAGAAGAACCGCACCGGAATGAACCATGTTCCTATGCCCACATTGACGTAGAGGGGACCTCCTTTTGTTTGGTAGTAACCCTTTTCATACTTTCCCGTGCCGGACGGAACAATCAGTGCGCCCCAGAGGGGAATGCGAACCTGACCGCCGTGCGAGTGACCCGCGAGCATTAAATCGAATGATTCATGCGCAAACCGGTCCGCGGTGCTTGGAAAATGCGCCAAGACAATGCGTTTGGTTCCTTGCGCATCTTGCGCTGGGACTTTTGATGATGGGCCGGAAATCAGAACACCCTCAGTGGCGGCAACCACCGTGTGATCGCCCACCAGCGCTCCTCCTGTCGATTCGAAGCATGCGGAAATTGCTGTAAGGGATGCCTTATTTCTTAGGTCATGGTTTCCCAGAACGCCAAAAACGGGTTGCCGGATCTGTTTGATGATTCCCAACACCCCATCCAGATATTTCTTTTCCTCAGCCAAGTCTCCCGTGATGCAAACGAAATCCGGAGACAGATCGTTGATTCGGCCGATTACCCTTACGAGATAATTCCGATCTCCTTTGAAGTGAATGTCGGAGATATGGACGATTCGATGGGATGGGGCGTTCGTGATGTCGATTTCGCGCACGGCAATCCATTTCGGCTCTATCAAGAATCCATACACAAGAGTGAGGAGCCCCATGGCAAGCAGTACGCTGCCTGCAAGCGTCGCCCTTCGTCTTTTGGGATCAATCCTCCGCTTGGTGAGACTCAATGAGCGCGCCTCTTCTTTTTCCATTCTATGACGGCCTCCGGAATGGAACAGAAATAACCGAGGGTGTGTGCGCTACAAACTGAGAACCCGCATTCAAGGCGAAGGCTCGGATTTGGCAGAAAACTCCTCGTCCCAGTTGACCCTTCCCGTGAGCTGCATTACCACGAAGAGCGTCACAACGGCGCCTATGGTGACGGTCAATCCCGTATAGCCTTCCCAGAAAAATGCGTAAGAGAACAAAACCAGATAAACTAGCTGGGTCAGTCCTGCCTCGATCAGCGCGAATTTCATGCCGACTACGAGGCGAAGATAGGACACAACTAAGAAAAGCGAAACCATGGAGGAAATCACGAAAGATAGGTTTAGCTCGAGATGGTCCACCAAGTAAGCGAAGAGCAGATGGAACGCAAAGAAGGCGGCGGCCAGGAAGAAGTAGTTCATGGGATGAATAGGTATCTTTCGAAGGACGGCGATCATAAAGAACACGAAGAAGAAAAAGAGCAGGGACACGGGCGCGAAGAACGTGATCCGGGAAGCGGTGGGACCGGGGTTGAGTTTTTGCGGCACTTGAATGCCGACGCGCGCGTTGGCCATGAGGTTCTTGAAATTCCATACGAGCTTCCAGCCGTCGGACGTGATTTCCTTGGTCGTCGGGGAAAGGCTGCCGTCGGGAAAATCGAATCCGTCGAAATGCGTGAGAAGCGTCAGCGTAAAGTCTTTCACCCGTGATATCCGACCCTTTTCGAACACGTAGTACCAGCGATCCAGGCCCTGGGTCATGAATCCGATTTCCAAATTCACGGCTTCTGGGTAAGGCGGGGTGAGAGTTGTGATAAGGGCATTCCCCTCGGAGCGGGGCACCACGTCTTCTCCGTTTAGACGGAACACGATGTCGTCGTAGAGCGCTTCGGCGGCGGGAAGATCCACGCGCACGTTCGCATAGTGGGCTTCGGCAGGCGGCGCGAGAAACGCATAGCGGCCATGGTATCGAAGGCGGTACGTGTTGTACCACAGCAAGCCCTTCCTCCGGTGATCCACCCAGAATTCTGTCTCCACGTCCGAGCGTTCGGGAAGCACGTTTTGCTTCGATTCCATGATCCTTTCCTTTTCCTCTCCGTTTTCCTCCTTGACGAGCTTCGAAGTCCGCGTGACCGCCTCCACGAAGGGTGCAGGCTGCTCGAGTTCCGATCCCCACAAGCCTTCGACCTTGGTGCGTAGGGAGCGGTCAGCTCGATCGGTGCGGGCTACGATGGAGCCCCCGAGAATGAACCAGGCGATCGTGGTTAACGTGAAAATGGCGATAATGGCGAACGTGCGAACCGCGGAGACGACGGGTGCTTTCTCAGGCGCGTTTTGCATCTGTTTGACCCTTTCTTTGCTTCCGTTTTTAAGAATATTCTATCACAGTATGGTTGTTTCTTTGCATGGCGATACATCATGTAGCATCCTGCATCAGCCGCCCCTCGATCTCTTCCCGGATGCGAAGGATTAGCGCGATGACGTCCCGCGCCCGCTCGCCGGAAATGCGGGGAGTTTCTTTTCCCTGCGCGCAGCGCACGAAGTGCTCGAGCTCGCGCCGGAGCGGCTCGTCGCGCTCGATCGCGGGGGAATCGCGCACGACCTCGGGCCGCGCGCCCTTTCGAAGCGCGAGGCTGAAGCTTTCAACCTCCTGCGCGTCGTAGTCCACGGACAGGTAGCGCCGCGGCTCGAAGACCCTTAATTTTCGCATCCGCTCGCGGCTGATGCGGCTCGCGGTCAGGTTGGCCACGCAGCCGCCCTCGAACCCCAGCCGGGCGTTCGCGATGTCCACCTTGTCTGTGAGCGCCGCCACTCCCGCCGCGCGCACCTCGGCCACGGGGCGCTGCACCATCGCAAGGAGGATGTCCAGGTCGTGCGTCATCAAATCGAGCAGGACGTCCACATCGAGGCTTCGCTCCGGAAACCCGCTCAGGCGGTGCACCTCCACAAAGCGCGGCGACGTGACCGTGGAAAGCAGGTGCTCCACGGCGGGATTGAATCGCTCAAGGTGCCCCACCGCCAGAACCGCCCCTCCTTCCCGCGCCGCCCGGACGAGGCGGTCGGCTTCTTCGAGCGAGGGCGCGAGCGGTTTTTCCACCAGGGCGTGGACGCCCGCCCGCAGGAACGGCTCGGCGGCCTCGGCATGGGCCACGGTGGGCGTGGCGACGCTCACCGCGTCCACCTTGCCGAGGAGCTCTCGCGCGTCGGTGAAGGCCTTGGTGCCGAACGCCCCCGCGATTTCCTCCGCGCGCTCGCGCCGCGCGTCCGCGACGCCGACGAGCTCGACGCCTTCGAGGTCCCGATACACGCGGACGTGGTTCTTTCCGAACTCCCCCGCCCCGACGACGGCTGCGCGGAGCATGTCTTACCCCTTGACGATGCCGCGCTCGCTCGTTTCGATGAAGCGCACGAGGTACTCGACCTCCTCGCACCCCTTGATGTCGGCGCGGACGGCCTCGATCGCCTGGGCGGTGTTCCGCCCGGTGTGAAAAAGAATACGGTAGGCGTCCTTCAGCTTCTCGATGGCCTCCTTGGAAAACCCCTTGCGCTCCAGCCCGATAGTGTTGATGCCGTAGGCGCGGGCGCGGTTGCCCGCGGTCCGGACGAAGGGGAGCGGGTCGAGGGGAATCGCGCTCGCGCCCCCGATGAAGGCGTGTTTCCCGACGCGGCAGAACTGGTGGATCCCGGTGAACGCGCCGATGACGGCGTGGTCCTCCACGAGGACGTGGCCGGCGAGCGTGGCGGCGTTGGCGAAAACCGTGTGGTCACCGATCTGGCAGTCGTGCGCCACGTGCGCGTAGGCCATGAAGAAATTGTCGTTTCCGATACGCGTGGTGCCGCCGCCGCCCTTGGTGCCCCGGTTGAAGGTGCAGAATTCGC
The DNA window shown above is from Acidobacteriota bacterium and carries:
- a CDS encoding beta-lactamase family protein; the encoded protein is MTSRPAPATALRRAVERCVQRKHFPGAVYLVARGDAVLSWEAVGRTSPLRGQGRPMTLQTVFDLASLTKPIVTASLFLQLMAEGSLRPSDRAEKFFPELRGRWIGKTSLKELLLHVSGLPAWHPLYVQGRGRQAYLSVLKSLPPAYPPGRKVEYSCLGYILLGFILERVAGKRLDALFGERIARPLGLRRTRFRLPASWKARVAPTERGNALEKAMAGRMGLRSGVPWRTRVLHGECHDGNTYHLGGVAGNSGLFSAAWDLYVIARSLLRPDDGRVVPEPMKRLIFRDATGSLRGGRTLGWKTAAAAPEAEPLSENAVGHNGFSGASLWIDSRDRGVYILLTNRVHPKVKPEGIRQCRREFHRYASRLH
- a CDS encoding inner membrane CreD family protein, with amino-acid sequence MQNAPEKAPVVSAVRTFAIIAIFTLTTIAWFILGGSIVARTDRADRSLRTKVEGLWGSELEQPAPFVEAVTRTSKLVKEENGEEKERIMESKQNVLPERSDVETEFWVDHRRKGLLWYNTYRLRYHGRYAFLAPPAEAHYANVRVDLPAAEALYDDIVFRLNGEDVVPRSEGNALITTLTPPYPEAVNLEIGFMTQGLDRWYYVFEKGRISRVKDFTLTLLTHFDGFDFPDGSLSPTTKEITSDGWKLVWNFKNLMANARVGIQVPQKLNPGPTASRITFFAPVSLLFFFFVFFMIAVLRKIPIHPMNYFFLAAAFFAFHLLFAYLVDHLELNLSFVISSMVSLFLVVSYLRLVVGMKFALIEAGLTQLVYLVLFSYAFFWEGYTGLTVTIGAVVTLFVVMQLTGRVNWDEEFSAKSEPSP
- the lpxA gene encoding acyl-ACP--UDP-N-acetylglucosamine O-acyltransferase — protein: MSRSHPDTAIHPTAIVHPEATLEEGVRIGPYCVVDENVRIGARTRLEAGVRIWPFTTIGSDCHFFPTSSIGSVPQDLKFQGEESRLVIGDRNVVREFCTFNRGTKGGGGTTRIGNDNFFMAYAHVAHDCQIGDHTVFANAATLAGHVLVEDHAVIGAFTGIHQFCRVGKHAFIGGASAIPLDPLPFVRTAGNRARAYGINTIGLERKGFSKEAIEKLKDAYRILFHTGRNTAQAIEAVRADIKGCEEVEYLVRFIETSERGIVKG
- a CDS encoding metallophosphoesterase; this translates as MEKEEARSLSLTKRRIDPKRRRATLAGSVLLAMGLLTLVYGFLIEPKWIAVREIDITNAPSHRIVHISDIHFKGDRNYLVRVIGRINDLSPDFVCITGDLAEEKKYLDGVLGIIKQIRQPVFGVLGNHDLRNKASLTAISACFESTGGALVGDHTVVAATEGVLISGPSSKVPAQDAQGTKRIVLAHFPSTADRFAHESFDLMLAGHSHGGQVRIPLWGALIVPSGTGKYEKGYYQTKGGPLYVNVGIGTWFIPVRFFCRPEITVIRF
- a CDS encoding Gfo/Idh/MocA family oxidoreductase produces the protein MLRAAVVGAGEFGKNHVRVYRDLEGVELVGVADARRERAEEIAGAFGTKAFTDARELLGKVDAVSVATPTVAHAEAAEPFLRAGVHALVEKPLAPSLEEADRLVRAAREGGAVLAVGHLERFNPAVEHLLSTVTSPRFVEVHRLSGFPERSLDVDVLLDLMTHDLDILLAMVQRPVAEVRAAGVAALTDKVDIANARLGFEGGCVANLTASRISRERMRKLRVFEPRRYLSVDYDAQEVESFSLALRKGARPEVVRDSPAIERDEPLRRELEHFVRCAQGKETPRISGERARDVIALILRIREEIEGRLMQDAT